Proteins encoded by one window of Massilia sp. NR 4-1:
- the rsmH gene encoding 16S rRNA (cytosine(1402)-N(4))-methyltransferase RsmH yields the protein MTTTAVPEFQHRTVLLDEAVDALDLAGVRANGIFIDGTFGRGGHSRLILSRLGQDARLIAFDKDPQAIATAEQVADSRFTIVHDSFATMSAALADRGIGAVDGILLDLGISSPQVDDAARGFSFRNDGPLDMRMDTTRGMSAAEWLATETEQTLEKVIRDYGEERFAFQIAKAIVARRAVEPISSTRQLAGIVAGAVKTREKGKDPATRTFQAIRIFVNKELEDLEAGLNQAFDALAPGGIMAIISFHSLEDRMVKRFFASKANVEQPDRRLPIRAVDLPQPEMKLLAKIKPSDAEVEANPRARSAVMRVARRLPLPEGAQ from the coding sequence ATGACGACTACAGCGGTGCCAGAATTCCAGCATCGTACGGTGCTGTTAGATGAAGCGGTCGATGCGCTCGACCTGGCCGGCGTGCGCGCCAACGGCATCTTCATCGACGGCACCTTCGGCCGCGGCGGCCATAGCCGCCTGATCCTGTCCCGCCTGGGCCAGGACGCGCGCCTGATCGCTTTCGACAAAGACCCGCAAGCCATCGCCACCGCCGAGCAGGTGGCCGATTCCCGTTTCACGATCGTGCACGACAGCTTCGCCACCATGTCCGCCGCGCTGGCCGACCGTGGCATTGGCGCCGTGGATGGCATTTTGCTCGACCTGGGCATCTCTTCGCCCCAGGTGGACGACGCCGCGCGCGGCTTCAGTTTCCGCAACGACGGACCGCTCGATATGCGCATGGACACCACGCGCGGCATGTCGGCGGCGGAGTGGCTTGCCACTGAAACCGAACAGACACTGGAAAAGGTGATTAGAGATTATGGGGAAGAACGGTTTGCTTTTCAGATTGCAAAGGCGATTGTTGCTCGCCGGGCAGTCGAGCCAATTTCAAGCACACGACAGCTTGCCGGCATCGTGGCAGGCGCGGTCAAAACACGGGAGAAGGGCAAGGATCCGGCAACCCGCACTTTTCAGGCTATCCGGATTTTCGTCAATAAAGAGCTTGAAGACCTCGAGGCTGGGCTGAACCAGGCCTTCGACGCGCTGGCGCCCGGCGGCATCATGGCCATCATCAGCTTCCACTCGCTGGAAGACCGCATGGTCAAGCGCTTCTTCGCCTCCAAGGCGAACGTGGAGCAGCCCGACCGCCGCCTGCCGATCCGCGCCGTCGACCTGCCGCAGCCGGAAATGAAGCTGCTGGCCAAGATCAAGCCATCCGACGCCGAGGTGGAAGCCAACCCGCGCGCGCGGTCCGCCGTGATGCGCGTGGCGCGCCGCCTGCCGCTGCCGGAGGGCGCGCAATGA
- a CDS encoding AraC family transcriptional regulator encodes MLKDFAQQQPALLGHALADALQPPFGVELAAIETLFDALTDVAFFVKDRAGRYMAVNHTLARRCGLRSKQELLGKTVLDVHPRPLAQAYMDQDRQVIEAGCTIRKHLELHLYPNRRRGWCLTHKTPLRDESGAIIGLVGTSHDLGLADEVHPVYRQIANIAQRIRDNHRQPLSLNELAKEEGLSLARVERLFQRVFHYTPRQLLLQTRLNGALSLIETDPERSIADIAIECGYTDHSAFSRQFKAFTGQTPMQYRLQCHKTEPKT; translated from the coding sequence ATGTTGAAGGACTTTGCGCAGCAGCAGCCTGCCTTGCTGGGCCACGCGCTGGCCGATGCGCTGCAGCCCCCTTTCGGCGTCGAACTGGCCGCCATCGAAACCCTGTTCGACGCGCTGACCGACGTCGCCTTCTTCGTCAAGGACCGCGCCGGCCGCTACATGGCCGTGAACCACACGCTGGCGCGCCGTTGCGGCCTGCGCAGCAAGCAGGAGCTGCTGGGCAAGACGGTGCTGGATGTGCATCCGCGTCCGCTGGCCCAGGCCTATATGGACCAGGACCGGCAGGTGATCGAAGCCGGCTGCACCATCCGCAAGCATCTGGAACTGCATCTCTACCCAAACCGGCGGCGCGGCTGGTGCCTGACCCACAAGACGCCTTTGCGCGACGAGTCGGGCGCCATCATTGGCCTGGTCGGCACCTCGCACGACCTGGGACTGGCCGATGAAGTGCATCCGGTCTACCGCCAGATCGCCAATATCGCCCAGCGCATCCGCGACAACCACCGCCAGCCCCTCAGCCTGAACGAGCTTGCAAAAGAGGAGGGACTGAGCCTGGCGCGCGTCGAGCGCCTGTTCCAGCGCGTCTTCCACTACACGCCGCGCCAGCTGCTGCTGCAAACGCGGCTGAACGGCGCCCTGAGCCTGATCGAAACCGATCCGGAACGCAGCATCGCCGACATCGCCATCGAGTGCGGCTACACCGACCACAGTGCTTTCAGCCGCCAGTTCAAGGCCTTCACCGGCCAGACGCCGATGCAATACCGCCTGCAATGCCACAAGACCGAGCCTAAGACTTGA
- a CDS encoding M9 family metallopeptidase: MSFSRNTAFTAGLLTALLAGAVAQADTGVAHPHAHQERLKQAPMPHQRQTLPPSDEQSRYGLSVSKKPRNDLLPRNQRSSAKSLAATEDCKDMNKLATYSGAALASYLVGLPDYECTYPLFSLSSAQAATIYSSANLNAVASRLASEAASYNGSNMAVVNLVLYLRAGYYLASGGTQPALPASLVAPLRATIRQLVQGNSLYQPNTVAPSTALEVFKLITNMNDTPYHVADVKGVVTRFTNRAGVPNAAEALKQESVSGALTGALIVLFTAHTAPGGAALLQNDLSYASTLNTFLLNNKAALLGSYAAFQLQDAANEAFRFLQYPTLKSGVKPMVQNMLATTTMTGGDSMLWLAAAQAVKYYDNANCSQYGTCNFETQLANEVLKVNHACSPSLRLRAQEMTPAQVQEVCTALANEEGYVHAMLQTKRTPVAHDNNTALELVVFDDYSNYSKYASIIYDIDTDNGGMYLEGNPAEAGNQARFIAHEASWLRPSFKVWNLEHEYVHYLDGRFNMYGDFGASTSVPTVWWIEGIAEYLSLRNNNQAAIDMARSRKYKLSEIFGNTYSMNDYVDRAYRWGYMAARFMMERHRGDVDTVLARFRTGDYSRYQDFVRQIGSGYDGEFAAWADAATTAGEPQLPDELGTLPTCSSATYLGKNCAIRNLSSSSRSYVYLMLPAGAKNVRVVSGGGSGDANIYLALDRYPTTASYDALSAASGNAENIGIGSPAAGRWYYILLDAKQPFSGLSVAALYD, translated from the coding sequence ATGTCTTTTTCCCGGAATACCGCATTCACGGCCGGCTTGCTGACGGCTTTGCTGGCTGGCGCCGTGGCCCAGGCCGACACCGGCGTGGCCCATCCGCACGCGCATCAGGAACGTTTGAAGCAGGCGCCCATGCCGCACCAGCGCCAGACCTTGCCGCCGTCCGACGAGCAGTCGCGCTACGGCCTCTCGGTCAGCAAGAAGCCGCGCAACGATCTGCTGCCGCGCAACCAGCGCAGCAGCGCCAAGTCCCTGGCGGCGACCGAGGACTGCAAGGATATGAACAAGCTGGCCACCTACAGCGGCGCGGCCCTGGCCAGTTATCTGGTCGGCCTGCCGGACTATGAATGCACTTATCCGCTGTTTTCCCTGAGTTCCGCGCAGGCGGCCACCATCTATTCCAGCGCCAACCTGAATGCCGTCGCCAGCCGCCTGGCCAGCGAGGCCGCCAGCTATAACGGCAGCAATATGGCCGTGGTCAACCTGGTGCTGTATCTGCGCGCCGGCTATTACCTGGCCAGCGGCGGCACCCAGCCCGCGTTGCCGGCTTCCCTGGTGGCGCCGCTGCGCGCCACCATCCGCCAGCTGGTGCAGGGCAACAGCCTGTACCAGCCGAATACGGTGGCGCCGTCCACCGCGCTGGAAGTGTTCAAGCTGATCACGAATATGAACGACACGCCCTACCATGTGGCGGACGTGAAGGGCGTGGTGACGCGCTTTACCAACCGCGCCGGCGTCCCCAACGCGGCCGAGGCACTGAAACAGGAAAGCGTGAGCGGCGCGCTGACCGGCGCCCTGATCGTGCTGTTTACCGCCCACACGGCGCCCGGCGGTGCTGCCCTGCTGCAGAACGACCTGTCCTACGCCAGCACCTTGAACACCTTCCTGCTGAATAATAAGGCAGCCCTGCTGGGCAGCTATGCCGCCTTCCAGCTGCAGGACGCGGCCAACGAAGCCTTCCGTTTCCTGCAGTATCCGACCCTGAAGTCCGGCGTCAAGCCGATGGTGCAGAACATGCTGGCGACGACCACCATGACGGGTGGCGATTCCATGCTGTGGCTGGCCGCCGCCCAGGCTGTGAAGTACTACGACAACGCCAATTGCAGCCAGTACGGCACCTGCAATTTCGAGACCCAGCTGGCCAACGAGGTGCTCAAGGTGAACCATGCCTGCAGCCCCAGCCTGCGCCTGCGCGCCCAGGAGATGACTCCGGCCCAGGTGCAGGAAGTGTGCACGGCACTGGCCAACGAGGAGGGCTATGTGCACGCCATGCTGCAAACCAAGCGCACGCCGGTGGCGCACGATAACAATACGGCGCTGGAGCTGGTGGTCTTCGACGACTATAGCAACTACAGCAAATACGCCAGCATCATCTACGATATCGACACCGATAACGGCGGCATGTATTTGGAGGGCAATCCGGCCGAAGCGGGCAACCAGGCGCGCTTCATCGCCCACGAGGCTTCGTGGCTGCGCCCCAGCTTCAAGGTGTGGAACCTGGAGCACGAGTATGTCCACTACCTCGATGGCCGCTTCAATATGTACGGCGACTTCGGCGCCAGCACTTCGGTGCCGACGGTGTGGTGGATCGAGGGCATCGCCGAATATCTCTCGCTGCGCAATAACAACCAGGCCGCGATCGATATGGCGCGCAGCCGCAAATACAAGCTCAGTGAGATTTTCGGCAATACCTACAGCATGAACGACTACGTGGACCGGGCTTACCGCTGGGGCTATATGGCGGCGCGCTTCATGATGGAGCGCCACCGCGGCGACGTGGATACGGTGCTGGCCAGGTTCCGTACCGGCGACTACAGCCGCTATCAGGACTTCGTGCGCCAGATCGGCAGCGGCTACGACGGCGAATTCGCCGCCTGGGCCGATGCCGCCACCACGGCCGGCGAACCGCAGCTGCCGGACGAACTGGGCACGCTGCCCACCTGTTCCTCCGCCACGTATCTGGGCAAGAATTGCGCGATCCGCAATCTGTCTTCCAGCTCGCGCAGCTATGTCTACCTGATGCTGCCGGCCGGCGCCAAGAACGTGCGCGTGGTCAGCGGCGGCGGCAGCGGCGACGCGAATATCTACCTGGCGCTGGACCGCTATCCGACCACGGCATCGTATGACGCGCTGTCGGCCGCTTCCGGCAATGCTGAAAATATCGGCATCGGCAGCCCCGCCGCCGGACGCTGGTATTACATCCTGCTGGACGCGAAACAGCCGTTCAGCGGCCTGTCGGTAGCGGCTTTATACGACTGA
- the murF gene encoding UDP-N-acetylmuramoyl-tripeptide--D-alanyl-D-alanine ligase has protein sequence MRATLAQLLKAIPDATLIHRAQTNDDALELAVEGVSTDSRSAPAGCIFVALRGEVFDAHSFLPQLAEKGVAAVVAEELPEDYPLPAIVVPNTLVALGQIANFWRRQFSLPLIGVTGSNGKTTVKEMIASILAAAHGEDGRLSTRGNLNNEIGVPLTLFRLGAGHKSAVVEMGMNHPGEIGRLSAIAEATVGLVNNAQREHQEFMHTVEAVARENGSVLAALPAGGVAVFPHADEFTPLWRELAAGHRVLTFGLQAEADVSCTYSAGAFGSDLAVTVRQQGGAALQFKVGLQAAGDHNVLNALASIACAHAAGIAPEAIQRGLESFAPVSGRLQKKQAMNGATVIDDTYNANPDSMRAAIDVLAQSAAPRVLVVGDMGEVGTQGREFHEEIAAYAAQKGIETVLATGELAKHMLPQARHFDEFDVLLAAVDAAAGPDATVLIKGSRFMKMERVVQHLIGSQQANIGKH, from the coding sequence ATGCGCGCCACGCTTGCCCAACTGCTGAAGGCAATTCCGGACGCGACCCTGATCCATCGCGCCCAGACCAATGACGACGCGCTGGAACTGGCCGTTGAAGGCGTTTCCACCGACAGCCGCAGCGCGCCTGCGGGCTGCATCTTCGTCGCCCTGCGCGGCGAGGTGTTCGACGCCCACAGCTTCCTGCCGCAGCTGGCGGAAAAAGGTGTGGCCGCCGTGGTGGCCGAGGAACTGCCGGAAGACTATCCGCTGCCTGCCATCGTGGTGCCGAATACCCTGGTGGCCCTGGGCCAGATCGCCAATTTCTGGCGCCGCCAATTCAGCCTGCCGCTGATCGGCGTCACCGGCAGCAATGGCAAGACCACGGTCAAGGAAATGATCGCTTCGATCCTGGCCGCCGCCCATGGCGAGGATGGCCGCCTGTCCACGCGCGGCAACCTGAATAACGAGATCGGCGTGCCGCTCACCCTGTTCCGCCTGGGCGCCGGACACAAATCGGCGGTGGTCGAGATGGGCATGAACCATCCCGGCGAGATCGGCCGCCTGAGTGCCATCGCTGAAGCGACCGTTGGCTTGGTTAACAACGCCCAGCGCGAGCACCAGGAATTCATGCACACCGTGGAAGCGGTGGCGCGCGAAAACGGCAGCGTGCTGGCCGCGCTGCCCGCCGGCGGCGTGGCGGTCTTCCCGCATGCCGACGAATTTACGCCGCTCTGGCGCGAGCTGGCCGCCGGCCACCGCGTCCTGACCTTCGGCCTGCAGGCAGAGGCGGATGTCAGCTGCACTTACAGCGCCGGCGCTTTCGGCAGCGACTTGGCTGTGACCGTACGCCAGCAGGGCGGGGCGGCGCTGCAATTCAAGGTTGGCCTGCAAGCGGCGGGCGACCACAATGTATTGAACGCGCTGGCGTCCATCGCCTGCGCCCATGCGGCGGGCATCGCGCCGGAAGCCATCCAGCGCGGCCTGGAGAGCTTTGCCCCGGTCAGCGGCCGCCTGCAGAAAAAGCAGGCCATGAACGGCGCCACCGTGATCGACGACACGTATAACGCCAACCCCGACTCCATGCGCGCCGCCATCGACGTGCTGGCGCAGTCCGCCGCACCGCGCGTGCTGGTGGTGGGCGATATGGGCGAGGTGGGCACGCAGGGACGCGAGTTCCACGAAGAGATTGCCGCTTACGCGGCGCAAAAAGGCATCGAAACGGTGCTGGCAACCGGCGAGCTGGCGAAGCATATGCTTCCGCAAGCCCGCCATTTTGACGAATTCGATGTCTTGCTGGCCGCGGTGGATGCGGCGGCAGGGCCGGATGCAACGGTATTGATCAAGGGCTCCCGCTTCATGAAAATGGAACGGGTCGTGCAGCATTTGATTGGATCGCAACAAGCTAACATAGGAAAACACTAA
- the mraZ gene encoding division/cell wall cluster transcriptional repressor MraZ, whose translation MFQGASAINLDAKGRMSIPAKHRDALAIQCEGRLTLTKHPDGCLLMYPRHVWEAKRDQIASWPMSARGWQRILLGNACDVEMDSAGRILIAPELRDAVGLGREVLLSGMLTHFEIWDPAKRAENEQATIDAGMPDTLSDFSF comes from the coding sequence GTGTTCCAAGGCGCGTCCGCAATCAATCTCGATGCGAAAGGCAGGATGTCCATCCCCGCCAAGCACCGTGACGCCCTGGCCATCCAGTGCGAGGGCCGCCTCACGCTGACCAAACACCCCGACGGCTGCCTCCTGATGTACCCGCGCCATGTGTGGGAAGCCAAGCGCGACCAGATCGCCAGCTGGCCCATGTCGGCCCGCGGCTGGCAGCGCATCCTGCTCGGCAACGCCTGCGACGTCGAGATGGACTCGGCCGGCCGCATCCTGATCGCGCCCGAGCTGCGCGACGCCGTCGGCCTGGGCCGCGAAGTCCTGCTGTCCGGCATGCTGACCCACTTCGAGATCTGGGACCCGGCCAAACGCGCCGAGAACGAGCAGGCCACCATCGATGCCGGCATGCCCGACACCCTCTCCGATTTTTCTTTCTAA
- the mraY gene encoding phospho-N-acetylmuramoyl-pentapeptide-transferase, with product MLLWLAQMFQDDIGFLRVFNFITFRAVFATITALLIGLLAGPAVIRKLTEMKYGQAVRAYGPETHLKKHGTPTMGGVLVLIAIGTATLLWCDLSNRLIWPVMIVTAGFGAVGWVDDYRKVVRQDPEGMRSAEKYFWQSLVGIGAALYLAFSVSAPTPAKVFELFFAWVQSGFSMDLPPKADLIVPFFKTISYPLGVWGFIALTYCVIVGTSNAVNFTDGLDGLAIMPTVMVGSALGLFAYLTGSATYSKYLFIPHIPGAGELIIFVGAMAGAGLAFLWYNTHPAQVFMGDVGALALGGALGTIAVIVRQEIVLFIMGGIFVAETLSVIIQVGWFKYTKKRYGTGRRVFLMAPLHHHFEQKGWKETQVVVRFWIITMMLVLIGLSTLKLR from the coding sequence ATGCTGCTTTGGCTCGCACAGATGTTCCAGGACGACATAGGCTTCCTGCGCGTCTTCAACTTCATCACCTTCCGCGCGGTGTTCGCCACCATCACGGCCCTGCTCATCGGCCTGTTGGCCGGTCCCGCCGTGATCCGCAAACTGACCGAGATGAAATACGGCCAGGCGGTGCGCGCCTATGGTCCTGAAACCCACCTGAAAAAACACGGCACCCCGACCATGGGCGGCGTGCTGGTGCTGATCGCCATCGGCACCGCCACCCTGCTGTGGTGCGACCTGTCGAACCGCCTGATCTGGCCGGTGATGATCGTGACCGCCGGTTTTGGCGCCGTGGGCTGGGTGGACGACTACCGCAAGGTGGTGCGCCAGGACCCGGAAGGCATGCGTTCGGCCGAAAAATACTTCTGGCAGTCACTGGTGGGCATCGGCGCCGCGCTGTATCTGGCGTTCTCGGTGTCGGCGCCTACGCCGGCCAAGGTGTTCGAGCTGTTCTTCGCCTGGGTGCAGTCGGGCTTCTCGATGGACCTGCCACCCAAGGCCGACCTGATCGTGCCGTTCTTCAAGACCATCAGCTATCCGCTGGGCGTGTGGGGCTTTATCGCGCTGACTTACTGCGTCATCGTCGGCACCTCGAACGCGGTCAACTTCACCGACGGCCTGGATGGCCTGGCCATCATGCCGACCGTGATGGTGGGTTCGGCCCTGGGCCTGTTCGCCTACCTGACCGGCAGTGCGACCTATTCCAAATACCTGTTCATCCCGCACATTCCCGGCGCGGGTGAGCTGATTATCTTCGTCGGCGCCATGGCCGGCGCGGGCCTGGCCTTCCTTTGGTATAACACCCACCCGGCCCAGGTCTTCATGGGCGACGTCGGCGCGCTGGCGCTGGGCGGCGCGCTGGGCACCATCGCCGTCATCGTGCGCCAGGAAATCGTGCTGTTCATCATGGGCGGCATCTTCGTGGCCGAAACCCTGTCCGTCATCATCCAGGTGGGCTGGTTCAAATACACGAAAAAACGCTATGGCACGGGCCGCCGCGTGTTCCTGATGGCGCCCCTGCACCACCACTTTGAACAAAAGGGCTGGAAAGAAACCCAGGTCGTCGTGCGTTTCTGGATTATCACGATGATGCTGGTCCTGATCGGTCTCTCTACCTTGAAACTGCGCTGA
- a CDS encoding UDP-N-acetylmuramoyl-L-alanyl-D-glutamate--2,6-diaminopimelate ligase, translated as MTAMTIKEISNWIQQAAPQGQLASDSRRIKAGDVFFAYPGEAGDGRSYIAAAIAQGAAAVVYEEQGASWDAAWNVPHLAVAGLKKQAGPIAHAFYAMPDSAMFTAGVTGTNGKTSCAVWLGQAMSRLGDVTAVVGTLGVGLFRPRAEAGFDVTGYTTPDAVLLARKLAESRDEGAAALAIEVSSIGLDQERAAGMHFDAAIFTNLTRDHLDYHGDLANYEAAKAKLFAWPGLKHAIVNLDDAAGLRLVQHVKAHNPATAITGYTLADAATLADIAGVSMLRAGQLRSRSLGTEFQLESAQGTATVKTQLVGQFNVSNALAVLGTLLAKGAPLRAAVEAIEALVPAPGRMQQVGGQDAPMIIIDYAHTPDALEKTLETLRLVAQERGGQLWCVFGCGGDRDPGKRPQMGRIAQMADHVLVTSDNPRSEDPHQIIAQIVAGMDQNHPGSVFQTVEDRAAAILSAIKHAAKPDVILLAGKGHEPYQEIKGKKLQFSDADHAQLALSARLTMMRPN; from the coding sequence ATGACAGCCATGACCATCAAAGAAATCAGCAACTGGATTCAACAAGCCGCGCCGCAAGGCCAGCTGGCCTCGGACTCCCGCCGCATCAAGGCGGGCGATGTGTTTTTTGCCTATCCCGGCGAAGCCGGCGATGGCCGCAGTTATATTGCCGCCGCCATCGCCCAGGGCGCCGCCGCCGTCGTGTATGAAGAGCAGGGCGCAAGCTGGGACGCGGCCTGGAACGTGCCGCACCTGGCCGTGGCCGGCCTGAAAAAACAGGCAGGCCCGATTGCCCACGCTTTCTACGCCATGCCCGACAGCGCCATGTTCACCGCCGGCGTGACCGGCACCAATGGCAAGACTTCCTGCGCCGTGTGGCTGGGCCAGGCCATGTCGCGCCTGGGCGATGTCACCGCCGTCGTCGGCACCCTGGGCGTTGGCCTGTTCCGTCCGCGCGCCGAAGCCGGGTTCGACGTCACCGGCTACACCACGCCGGACGCCGTGCTGCTGGCGCGCAAGCTGGCCGAGAGCCGCGACGAAGGCGCGGCCGCGCTGGCGATCGAAGTCTCGTCCATCGGCCTGGACCAGGAACGCGCGGCCGGCATGCATTTCGACGCCGCCATCTTCACCAATCTGACGCGCGACCACCTCGACTATCACGGCGACCTGGCAAACTACGAGGCCGCCAAGGCCAAGCTGTTCGCCTGGCCCGGACTGAAGCACGCCATCGTCAATCTGGACGATGCGGCCGGCCTGCGCCTGGTGCAACATGTCAAGGCGCACAATCCGGCCACCGCCATCACTGGCTACACCCTGGCCGATGCCGCCACGCTGGCCGATATCGCCGGCGTATCGATGCTGCGCGCCGGCCAGCTGCGCAGCCGCAGCCTGGGCACCGAATTCCAGCTGGAGTCGGCGCAGGGCACTGCCACGGTCAAGACCCAATTGGTGGGCCAGTTCAACGTCAGCAACGCGCTGGCCGTGCTGGGCACCCTGCTGGCCAAAGGCGCGCCGCTGCGCGCCGCGGTGGAAGCCATCGAGGCGCTGGTGCCAGCTCCGGGCCGCATGCAGCAGGTCGGCGGCCAGGATGCGCCGATGATCATCATCGACTACGCCCATACCCCGGATGCGCTGGAAAAAACCCTGGAAACCCTGCGCCTGGTGGCCCAGGAGCGCGGCGGCCAGCTGTGGTGCGTGTTCGGCTGCGGCGGCGACCGCGATCCGGGCAAGCGCCCGCAGATGGGCCGCATCGCGCAGATGGCCGACCATGTTCTCGTCACCAGCGACAATCCGCGCAGCGAAGACCCGCACCAGATCATCGCCCAGATCGTGGCCGGCATGGACCAGAACCATCCAGGTTCGGTGTTCCAGACCGTGGAAGACCGCGCCGCCGCCATCCTCTCGGCCATCAAGCATGCCGCCAAGCCGGACGTGATCCTGCTGGCAGGGAAGGGCCACGAGCCGTACCAGGAAATCAAGGGCAAGAAGCTGCAGTTCTCGGATGCCGACCACGCCCAGCTGGCGCTGTCCGCCCGCCTCACCATGATGAGGCCCAACTGA
- the ftsL gene encoding cell division protein FtsL, whose amino-acid sequence MSGKISLVLVAILVGCALSVVNAQYQARHLFIELERSKLRARQLDIEWAQLQLDQSTLGKHARIEEIAHRELGMTQLTANRTQYLTEGGE is encoded by the coding sequence ATGAGCGGCAAAATCAGCCTGGTGCTGGTCGCCATCCTGGTGGGGTGCGCCCTGTCGGTGGTGAACGCGCAGTATCAGGCGCGCCATCTGTTCATCGAACTGGAACGCTCCAAGCTGCGCGCGCGCCAGCTCGACATCGAGTGGGCGCAGCTGCAGCTGGACCAGTCGACCCTGGGCAAGCATGCCCGTATCGAAGAGATCGCGCACCGCGAACTGGGCATGACCCAGCTCACGGCGAATCGTACCCAATACCTGACGGAGGGCGGCGAATGA
- a CDS encoding penicillin-binding protein 2, protein MIRGGNAGSSRVAASKGVAFSKSPVLAVRLPVWRSRVVLFVMFAAFAALGARALWLQGVSTQFLQKQGESRYAFTLDLPATRGKIMDRNGQVLASSVPVKAVWAVPDNVLEAPPEKLRALAGLLEISEAELRKKLDSDRNLIYLKRQVEQEVADKIAKLDIDGIVMRREYKRFYPQGEVMTHVVGFTNVEDVGQESMELAQQKNLVGIPGSRRVIKDRLGHIVEDIGTTRAPHDGKDLTLSVDSKIQYIAYTQLKDAVEKFKAKAGGAVVLDVHTGEVLALANYPSYDPNNRRALTGAQLRNRVMTDSFEPGSTLKPITVALALDSGRVKPSTLIDTGPGRYTILDRTITDTKGHGVINVAQIIEMSSNIGTSKMALSMPSQEMWEMFTKVGFGQQPKWGFPGAVAGRVRPYKSWRPVEQATMSYGNGISVSLIQLARSYMMFARDGDTIPLSFQKVNELPAGQQIIKSQTARQMREMLESVVSGDHGTAKKAQIPGYRAGGKTGTAYKVENGRYAMPRKYIGSFVGMVPMSAPRFIIAVMIDEPTQGGHYGGQVAAPTFAAVAANALRAMNVPPDSSVTEIVIPTDTGPEAM, encoded by the coding sequence ATGATCCGTGGCGGCAACGCAGGCAGCTCGCGCGTGGCGGCGTCCAAGGGCGTCGCTTTCAGCAAGAGCCCCGTACTGGCAGTGCGTCTGCCGGTATGGCGCTCGCGCGTCGTGCTGTTCGTGATGTTTGCCGCCTTCGCCGCGCTCGGCGCCCGCGCCCTGTGGCTGCAGGGCGTGTCCACCCAGTTCCTGCAAAAACAGGGCGAGAGCCGCTACGCCTTCACGCTCGACCTGCCGGCCACGCGCGGCAAGATCATGGACCGCAACGGCCAGGTGCTGGCTTCTTCCGTGCCGGTGAAAGCCGTGTGGGCGGTGCCCGACAACGTGCTGGAAGCGCCGCCGGAAAAACTGCGCGCCCTGGCCGGCTTGCTGGAGATCAGCGAAGCCGAACTGCGCAAGAAGCTGGACTCCGACCGCAACCTGATCTACCTGAAACGCCAGGTGGAGCAGGAGGTGGCCGACAAGATCGCCAAACTCGATATCGACGGCATCGTGATGCGCCGCGAATACAAGCGCTTCTACCCGCAGGGCGAGGTGATGACCCACGTGGTCGGCTTCACCAATGTGGAAGACGTGGGCCAGGAAAGCATGGAGCTGGCGCAGCAGAAAAACCTGGTGGGCATTCCCGGCAGCCGCCGCGTCATCAAGGACCGCCTGGGCCACATCGTCGAGGATATCGGCACCACGCGCGCGCCGCACGACGGCAAGGACCTGACCCTGTCGGTGGACAGCAAGATCCAATACATCGCCTACACCCAATTGAAGGATGCGGTGGAGAAGTTCAAGGCCAAGGCCGGCGGCGCCGTGGTGCTGGACGTGCATACCGGCGAGGTGCTGGCGCTGGCCAACTACCCGAGCTACGACCCGAACAACCGCCGCGCCCTGACCGGCGCCCAGCTGCGCAACCGCGTGATGACCGACTCCTTCGAGCCGGGTTCCACGCTGAAACCGATCACCGTGGCGCTGGCGCTGGACAGCGGCCGCGTCAAGCCGAGCACCCTGATCGACACCGGACCTGGCCGCTACACCATCCTGGACCGCACCATCACCGACACCAAGGGCCATGGCGTGATCAACGTCGCCCAGATTATCGAGATGTCCTCGAATATCGGCACCTCGAAGATGGCGCTCAGCATGCCGTCCCAGGAAATGTGGGAAATGTTTACCAAGGTCGGTTTCGGCCAGCAGCCGAAGTGGGGCTTCCCCGGCGCGGTGGCGGGCCGTGTGCGCCCTTACAAATCCTGGCGTCCGGTGGAACAGGCCACCATGAGCTACGGTAACGGCATTTCGGTATCGCTGATCCAGCTGGCGCGCTCTTATATGATGTTCGCCCGCGACGGCGACACCATCCCGCTCTCCTTCCAGAAAGTGAACGAGCTGCCGGCGGGCCAGCAGATCATCAAATCGCAGACCGCGCGCCAGATGCGCGAGATGCTGGAGTCGGTCGTTTCCGGCGACCACGGCACGGCCAAGAAGGCGCAGATTCCCGGCTACCGCGCCGGCGGCAAGACCGGCACCGCCTACAAGGTGGAAAACGGCCGCTACGCCATGCCGCGCAAATACATCGGTTCCTTCGTCGGCATGGTGCCGATGTCGGCGCCGCGCTTCATCATCGCAGTCATGATCGACGAACCGACCCAGGGCGGCCACTATGGCGGCCAGGTCGCAGCGCCGACTTTCGCCGCCGTGGCAGCCAACGCCTTGCGCGCCATGAACGTGCCGCCCGATTCTTCCGTCACCGAAATCGTGATCCCGACCGATACCGGACCGGAGGCCATGTAA